In a genomic window of Xenopus laevis strain J_2021 chromosome 5S, Xenopus_laevis_v10.1, whole genome shotgun sequence:
- the cst7.S gene encoding cystatin-F produces MSSVWVMFIFTTYIGTGTYCAPDFQMTTVDPGFPRNISTDNPAVQKAARVTVYAYNNKSNDSFLFKDLAVQKAMIQIVKGIKYLLQTKIGRTVCPKKEFYNLDQCDFQQDSPLKQTFTCYSEVWNITWLHVEKVPVLRCQGLDWSE; encoded by the exons ATGTCGTCTGTTTGGGTTATGTTCATTTTCACCACGTACATCGGCACAGGGACCTATTGTG CTCCGGACTTCCAGATGACAACAGTTGACCCCGGCTTCCCCAGAAATATCAGCACAGATAATCCCGCAGTACAAAAGGCAGCGCGGGTAACCGTATATGCTTATAACAACAAGTCCAATGACAGCTTTCTGTTTAAAGACCTGGCGGTTCAAAAGGCTATGATTCAG ATtgtaaaaggaataaaataccTACTGCAGACTAAGATAGGAAGAACTGTCTGTCCAAAAAAGGAATTCTACAATTTGGATCAATGTGACTTTCAGCAGGATAGCCCTCTCAAGCAG ACCTTCACATGCTATTCTGAGGTGTGGAACATTACCTGGCTTCACGTTGAAAAAGTTCCAGTGCTTCGCTGCCAAGGTCTGGACTGGAGTGAATAG